In one window of Nicotiana tabacum cultivar K326 chromosome 12, ASM71507v2, whole genome shotgun sequence DNA:
- the LOC142167146 gene encoding serine/threonine-protein phosphatase 7 long form homolog — MDFYRIVEIGPLQLDWSLTTTLIEQWEPETHTFHLSIGDATITLQDVEHLYGLPVDENPVALLNAIREYTCLQYLEMLQRLTGFQPPDETVLIGASRLQLTPVRQHLEAMRADITDDAPELHIHRWGAAVIGYLYMQMCRASMGTQLDVAGFLPLLQVWAWERFLPVAATSTTLSTGCTTFVSPFSWEFIWRTYSDEQITDFPDYCSTGRFMWSSSFMLMCLDIVEHHATERVLRQFGRPQLVPPPPAWHMTHYQQDDHSRVDQT, encoded by the exons ATGGATTTTTATAGGATTGTGGAGATCGGCCCGCTGCAGCTGGATTGGTCGTTGACCACGACCCTGATAGAGCAGTGGGAACCGGAGACGCACACATTTCATTTGTCCATTGGCGACGCCACTATCACGCTTCAGGACGTGGAGCACCTGTATGGGCTGCCCGTTGATGAAAACCCTGTTGCTTTGTTGAATGCCATCAGAGAGTATACGTGTTTGCAGTATCTGGAGATGCTGCAGCGGCTCACCGGTTTTCAGCCACCGGATGAGACTGTATTGATTGGGGCTAGTCGTCTGCAGTTAACGCCCGTCCGGCAGCATCTGGAGGCAATGCGCGCTGATATCACAGATGATGCACCGGAGCTTCATATTCACCG CTGGGGTGCTGCTGTTATCGGTTACTTGTATATGCAGATGtgtcgggcgagcatgggcacccagcTAGACGTTGCAGGATTTTTGCCGCTGCTACAG gtttgggcctgggagcggtttCTTCCAGTTGCAGCTACCTCTACCACCCTTAGCACCGGATGTACTACCTTCGTTTCTCCCTTTAGCTgggag TTCATTTGGAGGACATACAGTGACGAGCAAATAACCGATTTTCCTGATTATTGCTCGACCGGCCGATTTATGTGGAGCTCTTCCTTCATGTTGATGtgtctcgatattgtcgagcatcatgccactGAGCGAGTACTTCGCCAGTTTGGTCGCCCGCAGCTTGTACCGCCACCGCCCGCTTGGCATATGACACATTACCAGCAGGATGATCATTCCAGGGTTGACCAGACATAA